One window of Hymenobacter sp. BRD128 genomic DNA carries:
- a CDS encoding VWA domain-containing protein: MTVCFVSRAQNAPPEKPKVTRILFLLDASGSMMAPWEGQPRWEVAKRLLAKIADSLNAYPNLELGLRVYGHQHANAEQNCEDSRLEVPFAPKNAAAIKARLKTLKAQGNTPITYSLEQSAKDFPLDKTSRNVLLLITDGVESCKGDPCAASLALQRKRVFLKPFVIGIGAEKDFGRSLECLGKYYNAAEVKTFQTVLNDVIAQTLAKTTVAINLTDEAGRPVESNVNMTFVNNVTGQPEYNYVHYRDAQGKADVLDIDALQSYDLVINTVPAVRQPNLVIKAGRANVLNFKTPQGTLVLQPATISPNPYGGAVQAVVRAAGSPTTGLALPFGTRQKMLAGNYEVEILTLPRSTQRVSVHQGQTTTVTYAVPGTLNITSDLKGFGSIYKLNDDESQTWIYNLPEASSKVNLAMQPGAYRLVFRTATSTGSKFTDVRNFTIRSAQTTSLSIFGR, encoded by the coding sequence TTGACCGTTTGCTTCGTTAGCCGGGCGCAAAATGCGCCGCCCGAAAAGCCTAAGGTGACGCGCATCCTGTTTCTGCTCGATGCTTCGGGCTCGATGATGGCGCCCTGGGAGGGCCAGCCGCGCTGGGAGGTAGCCAAGCGCCTGCTAGCCAAGATAGCCGACTCGCTCAATGCCTACCCCAATTTGGAGCTGGGCCTGCGCGTGTACGGCCACCAGCACGCCAACGCCGAGCAAAACTGCGAAGACTCGCGCCTCGAAGTGCCCTTCGCCCCCAAAAATGCCGCCGCCATCAAGGCCCGGCTCAAGACGCTGAAGGCGCAGGGCAACACCCCCATTACGTATTCATTGGAACAATCAGCCAAGGACTTTCCGCTGGATAAAACCTCGCGCAACGTGCTGCTGCTCATCACCGACGGCGTGGAGTCGTGCAAGGGCGACCCCTGCGCCGCCTCGCTAGCATTGCAGCGCAAGCGCGTGTTTCTGAAGCCGTTTGTGATTGGCATCGGGGCCGAAAAGGACTTTGGGCGCTCGCTCGAATGTCTGGGTAAATACTACAACGCGGCCGAGGTGAAGACCTTCCAGACGGTGCTCAACGATGTAATTGCCCAAACGCTGGCCAAGACCACGGTGGCCATCAACCTCACCGACGAGGCTGGCCGGCCGGTGGAATCGAACGTAAACATGACGTTCGTCAACAACGTGACCGGGCAGCCCGAGTACAACTACGTGCATTACCGCGACGCCCAGGGCAAGGCCGACGTGCTCGACATCGACGCCTTGCAGAGCTACGACCTGGTGATAAACACCGTGCCGGCCGTGCGCCAGCCCAACCTGGTCATTAAGGCTGGCAGGGCCAACGTCTTGAATTTCAAGACGCCGCAGGGCACGCTGGTGCTTCAGCCGGCTACTATCTCGCCTAATCCCTACGGCGGGGCAGTGCAGGCGGTGGTGCGGGCGGCGGGCAGCCCAACTACGGGGCTAGCCCTGCCGTTTGGCACGCGCCAGAAAATGCTGGCCGGCAACTACGAGGTGGAAATACTGACCCTGCCGCGCAGCACCCAGCGCGTGAGTGTGCACCAGGGCCAGACGACAACCGTGACTTACGCCGTGCCCGGCACCCTCAATATCACGTCCGACCTCAAAGGTTTTGGCAGCATCTACAAGCTCAACGACGACGAGTCGCAGACTTGGATTTATAACCTGCCCGAGGCCAGCAGCAAGGTGAACCTGGCCATGCAGCCGGGCGCCTACCGGCTGGTGTTTCGCACGGCTACCAGCACCGGCAGCAAGTTTACGGACGTGCGAAATTTTACCATTCGCTCGGCCCAGACGACTTCGCTGAGCATTTTCGGGCGGTGA
- a CDS encoding RNA polymerase sigma factor, with the protein MEDHEILAKFHEPASRNLAFNQLVRKYQQKVYWHVRKMVIDHDDADDLTQDVFVKVFQHLGSFRQDAQLFTWIYRIATNECLSFLQSKRRKFLLPLNDVSAELVAKIEADPAVAGDEIELKLQRAILRLPDKQRLVFNLRYYDEMPYEQMAEVTGTSVGALKASYHHAARKIEEYVTQADNPAINSDEAA; encoded by the coding sequence TTGGAAGACCACGAAATCCTCGCCAAGTTTCACGAGCCGGCCAGCCGCAACCTGGCCTTTAACCAACTGGTGCGCAAGTATCAGCAGAAGGTGTATTGGCACGTGCGCAAGATGGTAATCGACCACGATGACGCCGACGACCTCACCCAGGACGTATTTGTGAAGGTGTTTCAACACCTAGGGAGCTTCCGGCAGGATGCCCAGCTTTTCACCTGGATTTACCGCATCGCCACCAACGAGTGCCTAAGCTTTCTGCAAAGCAAGCGGCGCAAGTTTTTGCTGCCGCTCAATGACGTAAGCGCCGAACTAGTTGCCAAAATTGAGGCCGACCCGGCCGTGGCCGGCGATGAGATTGAGCTGAAGCTGCAAAGGGCCATTCTGCGCCTGCCTGACAAGCAGCGCCTCGTATTTAACCTGCGCTACTACGACGAAATGCCCTACGAGCAAATGGCCGAAGTAACCGGCACCAGCGTGGGCGCGCTGAAGGCCAGCTACCACCATGCCGCCCGCAAAATCGAGGAATACGTGACCCAGGCCGACAACCCGGCCATCAACTCCGACGAAGCCGCTTAA
- a CDS encoding YfiT family bacillithiol transferase → MTSPTPDDNHLRFPIGRPQLPTAPLTPAGRALYLQQLAEFPALLKAAVERAGPARLEQPYRPGGWTGRQVVHHLADTHPNLYSRFRLALTEDNPTVRPFDEQAWAELPDVAVTPLAVSLELLASLHVRWVMLLEQLSEAQWQRTFYHPRYQTTSTLEQALVQYAWHGRHHLAHLGLLGA, encoded by the coding sequence ATGACCTCCCCCACTCCCGACGACAACCACCTACGCTTTCCCATTGGCCGGCCGCAGCTGCCTACCGCGCCCCTCACGCCGGCCGGGCGCGCCCTGTATCTGCAACAGTTGGCCGAGTTTCCGGCGCTGCTGAAGGCGGCCGTGGAGCGGGCCGGGCCGGCGCGCCTGGAGCAGCCCTACCGCCCCGGCGGGTGGACGGGCCGGCAGGTGGTGCACCACCTGGCCGATACGCACCCCAACTTATACAGCCGCTTTCGGCTGGCGCTCACGGAGGACAACCCAACCGTGCGGCCCTTTGATGAGCAGGCCTGGGCCGAGCTACCCGATGTGGCCGTGACGCCCCTAGCCGTGTCGCTGGAGCTGCTGGCTAGCCTGCACGTGCGCTGGGTAATGCTGCTGGAGCAGCTGAGCGAGGCGCAGTGGCAGCGTACCTTCTACCACCCGCGCTACCAAACCACTAGCACGCTGGAGCAAGCCTTGGTGCAGTACGCCTGGCACGGGCGGCACCATTTGGCGCACCTGGGGCTGCTAGGGGCGTAA